A section of the Roseovarius sp. W115 genome encodes:
- the alaS gene encoding alanine--tRNA ligase: MPTLNEIRSTFLNFFDRNDHEVVASSPLVPRNDPTLMFTNSGMVQFKNLFTGVEKRDYSRATTSQKCVRAGGKHNDLDNVGYTARHHTFFEMLGNFSFGDYFKSDAIPFAWDLLTKDFEIDKSKLLVTIYHTDDEAAEIWKKHAGLPDERIIRIATDDNFWSMGPTGPCGPCTEIFYDHGPAIWGGPPGSPEEDGDRFIEIWNLVFMQNERFEDGSMVDLDMQSIDTGMGLERIGALLQGKHDNYDTDLMRSLIEASANATNVDPDGDGNVHHRVIADHLRSTSFLIADGVMPSNEGRGYVLRRIMRRAMRHAHLLGAQDPVMHRLVSNLVAQMGQAFPELGQAQALIEETLELEEKRFKQTLDRGLRLLDDELEKLSDGAALPGEAAFKLYDTYGFPLDLTQDALREKGREVDVAGFDAAMDEQKAKARAAWAGTGEAADASVWFDVAEEHGTTDFLGYDTEIAEGQIVALVQDGAPVEAATKGADVQIVLNQTPFYAESGGQVGDTGVIRVENGLARVTDTKKVAGVFIHIANVTEGEIVSGAAAQLVVDHTRRTSIRANHSATHLLHEALRAALGDHVAQRGSLNAADRLRFDFSHAKAMSLEEIKRVEEEVNAYIRQNTPVETRIMPPDDARELGAQALFGEKYGDEVRVVSMGTEAGSGKGLDGQTYSIELCGGTHVRQTGDIGMFVTLGESASSAGVRRIEALTGAEAFKYLSEQDHRLAEVALELKAQPGDVLDRVRALMEERKALSNEVAQLRRDVAMGGGATAGPEAKDIGGVKFLAQVLSGVSGKDLPPLMDEMKDKLGSGAILLIADAGGKAAVAAGVTKDLTERVSAVDLVRAAVGELGGKGGGGRPDMAQGGGTDVTRADAAIKAAEQVLQA, encoded by the coding sequence ATGCCTACGCTGAACGAGATCCGCTCGACCTTTCTGAATTTCTTTGACCGCAACGATCACGAGGTCGTGGCAAGCTCTCCGCTGGTGCCGCGCAATGATCCGACGCTGATGTTCACAAACTCGGGCATGGTGCAGTTCAAGAACCTCTTCACCGGGGTCGAGAAACGCGATTATTCCCGCGCGACGACGAGCCAGAAATGCGTGCGGGCAGGCGGCAAGCACAACGATCTCGACAATGTTGGCTATACCGCTCGGCACCACACGTTTTTCGAGATGCTCGGCAATTTCAGTTTCGGCGATTACTTCAAATCCGACGCAATCCCCTTTGCCTGGGATCTGCTGACCAAGGACTTTGAGATCGACAAATCCAAGCTTCTTGTCACGATTTATCATACCGATGATGAAGCCGCCGAGATCTGGAAGAAACACGCGGGCCTTCCCGATGAGCGCATCATCCGTATCGCCACGGATGACAATTTCTGGTCCATGGGCCCAACGGGGCCATGCGGGCCTTGTACCGAGATTTTCTATGACCACGGACCGGCCATCTGGGGTGGCCCTCCGGGAAGCCCCGAGGAAGATGGCGACCGATTTATTGAGATCTGGAACCTCGTCTTCATGCAGAACGAGCGTTTCGAAGATGGCAGCATGGTCGATCTGGACATGCAGTCGATTGACACCGGCATGGGGCTGGAACGGATCGGTGCGCTCTTGCAGGGCAAGCATGACAATTACGACACCGACCTGATGCGCAGTCTCATTGAGGCCAGTGCGAACGCCACAAATGTGGACCCTGATGGTGATGGCAATGTCCATCACCGGGTGATTGCCGATCACCTGCGCTCGACCAGTTTTCTGATCGCCGATGGTGTAATGCCATCAAATGAAGGGCGCGGTTACGTCCTGCGCCGGATCATGCGCCGGGCGATGCGACATGCGCATTTGCTTGGGGCCCAGGACCCGGTGATGCACCGGCTTGTGTCCAATCTGGTGGCGCAGATGGGTCAGGCCTTTCCCGAGTTGGGGCAGGCGCAGGCGCTGATTGAGGAAACGCTGGAGCTGGAAGAGAAACGTTTCAAGCAAACGCTCGACCGTGGCTTGCGGCTTTTGGATGATGAACTTGAGAAGCTTTCCGATGGCGCGGCTTTGCCAGGAGAGGCGGCGTTCAAGCTCTATGACACATACGGGTTTCCGTTGGACCTCACCCAAGATGCCTTGCGTGAAAAGGGCCGTGAGGTGGATGTGGCTGGGTTCGATGCGGCCATGGACGAACAAAAAGCCAAGGCGCGTGCGGCCTGGGCCGGCACAGGTGAGGCGGCAGATGCCAGCGTTTGGTTTGATGTTGCCGAAGAGCACGGAACCACGGATTTCCTGGGCTATGACACTGAAATCGCCGAAGGACAGATCGTGGCGCTGGTGCAGGATGGTGCGCCTGTCGAGGCGGCGACGAAAGGTGCCGACGTCCAAATTGTGCTCAACCAGACGCCATTCTATGCCGAAAGCGGTGGACAGGTGGGCGATACCGGCGTGATCCGCGTTGAAAATGGTTTGGCGCGCGTGACGGACACTAAGAAAGTTGCGGGTGTATTCATTCACATTGCCAATGTCACCGAAGGCGAGATCGTCAGTGGAGCTGCGGCGCAGTTGGTTGTCGACCACACGCGCCGCACGTCTATCCGCGCCAACCATTCGGCCACACACCTGCTGCACGAAGCCCTGCGCGCCGCGCTTGGCGATCATGTAGCGCAGCGCGGGTCGCTCAATGCCGCCGATCGGCTGCGGTTTGACTTCAGCCATGCCAAGGCGATGAGCCTTGAGGAAATCAAACGCGTGGAGGAAGAGGTGAACGCCTATATCCGGCAAAACACGCCGGTTGAGACACGGATTATGCCACCCGATGATGCACGGGAACTGGGCGCGCAGGCGCTCTTTGGCGAAAAGTATGGCGACGAGGTCCGCGTGGTCTCAATGGGCACCGAAGCCGGGTCCGGCAAGGGGCTGGACGGGCAGACCTATTCGATTGAGCTTTGCGGCGGCACGCATGTGCGTCAGACCGGGGATATCGGCATGTTCGTGACGTTGGGCGAAAGCGCCTCAAGCGCTGGCGTGCGTCGGATTGAGGCGCTCACAGGGGCCGAGGCCTTCAAATATCTCAGCGAACAGGATCACCGGCTGGCCGAAGTGGCGCTGGAACTCAAAGCGCAGCCTGGCGATGTTCTGGATCGCGTGCGTGCGTTGATGGAAGAGCGCAAGGCGCTGAGCAATGAAGTTGCCCAACTGCGCCGTGATGTGGCCATGGGTGGCGGTGCGACTGCAGGACCCGAAGCCAAGGACATCGGCGGGGTCAAGTTTCTCGCACAGGTACTGTCCGGCGTCTCGGGCAAGGACCTTCCGCCGCTGATGGACGAGATGAAAGACAAGCTTGGCTCAGGCGCGATTCTCTTGATTGCGGATGCAGGCGGCAAGGCCGCTGTGGCGGCTGGTGTGACGAAAGACTTGACCGAACGCGTCTCTGCTGTTGATCTTGTCCGGGCCGCGGTAGGTGAACTTGGCGGCAAGGGCGGTGGCGGCCGTCCGGACATGGCGCAGGGCGGTGGCACGGATGTGACGCGCGCTGATGCGGCGATCAAGGCGGCAGAGCAGGTGTTGCAAGCTTAA
- the bchJ gene encoding bacteriochlorophyll 4-vinyl reductase → MSRPKNATSNVIGPNAVLQLLPLIERLGGTSRVTKMLKAAGMDEAPDGTEMIPEVHAARLHQLLRQEEPQSAPLLAAEAGRATATYILAHRIPQKAQTLLRLLPARFAAMLLSKAITKHAWTFAGSGQFERVSPWTYRIKDNPVVRGEVSQTPLCTWHAAVFEHLYQVLVHPRCRCVETHCCAQHGSEACVFAIDIAP, encoded by the coding sequence ATGTCTAGGCCAAAGAATGCCACGTCCAATGTGATTGGCCCCAACGCGGTTCTACAGTTGCTGCCGTTGATTGAACGGCTTGGTGGCACGTCGCGTGTGACCAAGATGCTGAAGGCGGCGGGGATGGATGAGGCCCCGGATGGGACCGAGATGATCCCCGAAGTACATGCCGCCCGCCTGCATCAGCTTTTGCGCCAAGAAGAACCGCAATCTGCCCCACTTCTGGCCGCAGAGGCCGGGCGTGCCACAGCAACCTATATTCTGGCGCACCGCATTCCTCAAAAAGCGCAGACGCTCCTTCGATTGCTGCCGGCCCGCTTTGCCGCAATGTTGCTCTCCAAGGCCATCACCAAACATGCCTGGACTTTCGCGGGGTCGGGTCAATTTGAACGTGTGTCCCCCTGGACCTACCGGATCAAGGACAACCCGGTCGTGCGCGGCGAGGTCAGTCAAACGCCGCTCTGCACTTGGCATGCCGCGGTGTTTGAACATTTGTATCAGGTGCTTGTGCATCCCCGGTGCCGATGCGTTGAGACACATTGCTGCGCACAACACGGATCCGAGGCGTGTGTCTTTGCGATTGATATCGCGCCCTGA
- the recA gene encoding recombinase RecA produces the protein MATAELLDMDPKKNTDRQKALDSALAQIERQFGKGSIMKLGADNPVQEVEATSTGSLGLDIALGIGGVPKGRIVEIYGPESSGKTTLTLHCVAEEQKKGGVCAFVDAEHALDPIYARKLGVDLDELLISQPDTGEQSLEIVDTLVRSGAVSMIVVDSVAALTPKSELEGDMGDSSVGVHARLMSQAMRKLTGSINKSKCTVIFINQIRMKIGVMFGSPETTTGGNALKFYSSVRLDIRRIGAIKDRDEVVGNQTRVKVVKNKMAPPFKQVEFDIMYGEGISKMGELLDLGVKAGVVEKSGSWFSYGDERIGQGRENAKEFLRENARVAYEIEDKIRAAHGLDFDMPEGMGSDDTGGDDDILEA, from the coding sequence ATGGCAACAGCAGAACTTTTGGACATGGATCCCAAGAAAAACACAGACCGTCAAAAAGCGCTCGACAGCGCATTGGCACAGATTGAGCGCCAATTTGGCAAAGGTTCGATCATGAAACTGGGTGCTGACAACCCAGTGCAAGAGGTTGAGGCCACATCGACCGGTTCTTTGGGTCTTGATATTGCGCTTGGCATCGGTGGCGTGCCCAAGGGGCGCATTGTTGAGATTTACGGGCCAGAAAGCTCTGGTAAGACAACGTTGACGCTGCATTGCGTCGCCGAAGAACAGAAAAAAGGCGGTGTTTGCGCCTTTGTTGATGCCGAGCATGCACTCGATCCGATTTATGCCCGTAAACTGGGAGTTGATCTGGATGAGCTTTTGATTTCTCAGCCTGACACAGGTGAGCAAAGCCTTGAGATCGTTGACACTCTGGTGCGCTCTGGTGCAGTCAGCATGATCGTAGTGGACTCCGTTGCGGCTCTCACGCCCAAGTCTGAACTCGAAGGTGACATGGGCGACAGCAGCGTCGGCGTGCATGCCCGGCTGATGAGCCAGGCGATGCGCAAGCTCACTGGTTCGATCAATAAATCAAAATGCACCGTGATCTTCATCAACCAGATCCGCATGAAAATCGGCGTCATGTTCGGAAGCCCCGAGACAACGACCGGCGGCAACGCTTTGAAATTCTACAGCTCGGTGCGGCTCGACATTCGCCGGATTGGCGCAATCAAGGATCGTGACGAGGTCGTGGGCAACCAGACCCGTGTGAAAGTCGTCAAGAACAAGATGGCACCGCCCTTCAAGCAGGTTGAATTTGACATCATGTATGGTGAAGGTATTTCCAAGATGGGTGAACTTCTTGACCTGGGCGTCAAGGCGGGCGTGGTCGAGAAATCCGGCAGCTGGTTCAGCTACGGCGATGAACGCATTGGGCAAGGGCGTGAGAATGCCAAGGAATTCCTGCGGGAAAACGCCCGTGTTGCCTATGAGATTGAAGACAAAATCCGGGCCGCCCATGGCCTTGATTTTGATATGCCAGAAGGCATGGGATCGGATGACACAGGCGGGGATGATGATATCCTCGAAGCCTGA
- a CDS encoding DUF1330 domain-containing protein, with amino-acid sequence MPALWIAHVTVTDEEAYGRYAKLAGPALEKHGGHFIARAARYVQLEGRDHPRNVVAKFPSLEAAETCYHSAEYQAALDHARGASERDLVIVETTE; translated from the coding sequence ATGCCTGCACTATGGATCGCTCATGTGACCGTGACTGACGAAGAGGCTTATGGCCGTTATGCCAAGCTGGCCGGGCCTGCGTTGGAAAAACATGGCGGGCACTTCATTGCGCGGGCTGCGCGCTATGTGCAGCTTGAGGGGCGCGACCATCCACGTAATGTGGTGGCGAAATTCCCGTCGCTTGAGGCGGCAGAAACCTGTTATCACAGCGCAGAGTATCAAGCGGCGCTCGATCATGCACGCGGCGCGTCAGAGCGCGATTTGGTGATTGTCGAGACGACCGAGTAG
- a CDS encoding GNAT family N-acetyltransferase yields MLLTVLGVAEVRARHSYVGWIVSCAGLNHDLGFDPVNGGMELYFDRTGAMPPGLCPMQQHPYYGDALRSLGANVTCLSARKHGVRVAHLQLVKRRFGPVQVRWVPRGPVWAPGASGRDRHHVVDLLHKEAGVATGSIVALETPAELPLFAAAGYRALWTCQYVAELWLRDAPEARLSAQSVKWRNRLRHAERNDIEVAHRRFHPGRDAWLLQAETAQRRARRYRTLPAAFTTAWARLHPNATRLFVAHRQGRIIAAMLFLRHPPTASYHIGWSDTEGRKYSAHNLLLWRAANWLAVQGCQRLDLGTVDSENAPGLARFKLGSGAALRPLGPTMLRLPGLARRRIAA; encoded by the coding sequence GTGCTGCTAACAGTGTTGGGCGTGGCGGAGGTGCGTGCACGTCACTCATATGTCGGATGGATCGTTTCATGTGCCGGACTTAACCACGATTTAGGTTTTGATCCGGTTAATGGCGGCATGGAACTATATTTTGATCGGACCGGCGCCATGCCTCCAGGGCTTTGCCCGATGCAGCAGCATCCTTACTACGGCGATGCCCTGCGTTCGTTGGGGGCCAATGTGACCTGTCTGAGCGCGCGCAAACACGGGGTACGTGTTGCACATCTTCAATTGGTCAAGCGCCGGTTTGGTCCGGTGCAGGTGCGATGGGTGCCGCGTGGTCCAGTCTGGGCGCCAGGGGCTTCCGGGCGTGATCGACACCATGTTGTTGATCTGCTTCACAAAGAAGCAGGTGTGGCCACAGGATCCATCGTCGCCTTGGAAACACCGGCCGAACTTCCTCTCTTTGCCGCTGCGGGTTACCGCGCCCTCTGGACATGCCAATACGTGGCTGAGCTGTGGTTGCGCGACGCGCCCGAGGCACGTCTTTCCGCGCAGTCGGTCAAATGGCGCAACCGTCTGCGTCATGCCGAACGCAATGACATCGAAGTGGCCCACCGTCGGTTTCATCCGGGCCGAGATGCGTGGCTCTTGCAGGCTGAAACGGCGCAACGTCGCGCGCGCAGGTATCGCACCCTGCCCGCAGCCTTCACCACAGCCTGGGCCCGGCTTCATCCCAACGCCACGCGGCTTTTCGTGGCGCATCGTCAGGGGCGGATCATCGCCGCGATGCTGTTCCTGCGCCATCCACCCACGGCCAGCTATCACATTGGCTGGAGTGACACGGAAGGGCGCAAGTATTCGGCACATAACCTGCTCTTGTGGCGCGCTGCGAACTGGCTGGCGGTACAGGGGTGCCAACGTCTCGATCTCGGCACGGTCGATAGCGAAAACGCTCCGGGCCTTGCCCGCTTCAAGCTTGGGAGCGGGGCCGCGTTGCGACCTTTAGGTCCTACCATGCTGCGCCTTCCGGGCCTCGCGCGCCGCCGCATTGCAGCATAA
- the typA gene encoding translational GTPase TypA yields the protein MDLRNIAIIAHVDHGKTTLVDELLKQSGVFREGQAVAERAMDSNDLERERGITIFAKPTSVEWKSTRINIVDTPGHADFGGEVERILSMVDGVVLLVDAAEGPMPQTKFVTSKALALGLRPIVVLNKVDKPDAEPDRALDECFDLFASLDANEDQLDFPHMYASGRSGWADHELDGPRADLSALFDLIVNHVPAPRQVSRTDEDFRMLATTLGADPFVGRILTGRVESGHLKVGATVQALSRIGQKIEQFRVTKIQAFRGLTTQDIDEATAGDIVSIAGMSKATVADTICALAVEEPLEAQPIDPPTISVTFGINDSPLAGRDGKKVQSRVIRERLMKEAETNVAIKVTDTPGGEAFDVAGRGELQMGVLIENMRREGFELSISRPRVLMREDETGQKLEPIEEVTIDVDDDYSGAVIEKITGPRRGEMTEMKPAGTGKTRIVAHVPSRGLIGYHGEFLTDTRGTGVLNRVFHSWAPHKGPIPGRRAGVLISMENGESVAYALWNLEDRGKMFIGAQAKIYTGMIIGEHSRENDLEVNPLKGKKLTNVRASGTDEAVRLTTPITLSLEEAIAYINDDELVEVTPNAIRLRKRHLDPHERKRASKSGA from the coding sequence ATGGACCTGCGCAACATTGCTATCATTGCCCACGTAGACCACGGGAAAACCACCCTCGTGGATGAGTTGCTTAAGCAATCCGGCGTATTTCGCGAAGGTCAGGCCGTGGCCGAACGCGCCATGGACAGCAACGATCTTGAGCGTGAACGCGGTATCACCATCTTTGCCAAGCCCACCTCTGTGGAATGGAAATCCACGCGGATCAACATTGTTGACACCCCTGGCCACGCTGATTTCGGCGGCGAGGTCGAGCGGATTCTTTCGATGGTCGACGGTGTCGTTCTGTTGGTCGATGCCGCCGAAGGCCCGATGCCGCAGACCAAGTTCGTGACCTCCAAGGCGCTGGCGCTTGGCCTGCGCCCGATCGTGGTGCTCAACAAGGTGGACAAACCCGATGCCGAGCCGGACCGCGCGTTGGATGAATGCTTTGATCTCTTCGCCTCGCTGGATGCCAATGAGGACCAACTGGATTTCCCGCATATGTATGCCTCTGGCCGCTCCGGCTGGGCCGATCATGAACTGGACGGACCGCGCGCCGACCTCTCCGCACTTTTTGATCTCATCGTCAATCACGTCCCTGCCCCACGCCAGGTGAGCCGCACGGATGAGGACTTCCGAATGCTGGCCACCACGCTGGGAGCTGATCCGTTTGTGGGTCGCATTCTGACAGGCCGAGTCGAATCCGGACACCTTAAGGTCGGAGCCACCGTCCAGGCACTGAGCCGCATTGGCCAAAAGATCGAACAGTTCCGCGTCACCAAAATTCAGGCGTTTCGCGGACTGACCACACAAGACATCGATGAGGCGACAGCCGGTGATATTGTCAGCATCGCTGGCATGTCCAAAGCGACAGTGGCCGATACAATCTGTGCTTTGGCCGTCGAAGAACCGCTTGAAGCACAACCCATCGATCCGCCCACCATCTCGGTCACCTTTGGCATCAATGACAGCCCGCTGGCCGGTCGAGATGGCAAAAAGGTGCAGTCGCGCGTGATCCGCGAACGGCTCATGAAAGAAGCCGAGACCAATGTTGCGATCAAGGTCACCGACACGCCGGGCGGTGAGGCCTTTGATGTCGCGGGCCGTGGTGAGCTTCAAATGGGTGTGTTGATTGAAAACATGCGCCGCGAAGGGTTTGAGCTTTCGATTTCGCGCCCTCGGGTACTGATGCGGGAAGATGAGACGGGACAAAAGCTAGAGCCCATCGAGGAAGTTACGATTGATGTGGATGACGACTATTCCGGTGCGGTGATTGAGAAAATCACAGGGCCACGTCGCGGCGAAATGACCGAGATGAAACCGGCTGGTACGGGAAAAACGCGCATTGTGGCGCATGTGCCCTCGCGTGGGTTGATCGGGTATCATGGTGAGTTCCTGACGGATACACGCGGCACCGGTGTGCTCAACCGCGTCTTTCACAGCTGGGCGCCACACAAGGGTCCGATCCCTGGCCGTCGTGCCGGGGTTCTGATTTCCATGGAAAACGGTGAATCTGTGGCTTACGCGCTGTGGAACCTTGAGGATCGGGGCAAGATGTTTATCGGGGCGCAGGCCAAGATCTACACGGGCATGATTATTGGAGAGCACAGCCGCGAAAATGATCTGGAAGTGAACCCGCTCAAGGGTAAGAAACTCACCAATGTACGCGCCTCTGGCACCGATGAGGCTGTGCGCTTGACCACGCCAATCACGCTCTCACTGGAAGAGGCGATTGCCTATATCAACGATGACGAGTTGGTTGAGGTCACACCGAACGCCATCCGTTTACGCAAACGCCATCTCGATCCGCATGAAAGAAAGCGAGCATCCAAATCCGGGGCCTAG
- a CDS encoding MOSC domain-containing protein, with translation MQGKLAELIKTHAGAGRVDWIGVRPERLAEVVPVSSARVVKDGLEEDHGRSGKRAVTLIQAEHLPVIAALAHRGKVTPELLRRNIVVSGINLTALRNHRLRMGEAELEITTPCAPCSRMEAALGPGGYNAMRGHGGWCAQVVSPGLVSIGDMVERV, from the coding sequence GTGCAGGGCAAACTTGCCGAACTGATCAAAACCCATGCCGGGGCAGGGCGCGTGGACTGGATCGGTGTGCGCCCCGAGCGATTGGCCGAGGTTGTGCCTGTCTCATCCGCGAGGGTCGTCAAAGACGGATTGGAAGAGGATCATGGGCGGTCGGGCAAACGTGCGGTGACACTCATTCAAGCCGAGCACCTGCCGGTGATTGCAGCACTAGCCCATCGCGGTAAGGTCACGCCAGAGCTTTTGCGCCGCAATATCGTGGTGTCAGGGATTAACCTGACGGCCCTGCGCAACCACCGACTTCGGATGGGTGAGGCGGAACTTGAGATCACCACCCCCTGCGCGCCCTGTTCCCGGATGGAGGCGGCTTTGGGCCCCGGCGGGTACAACGCGATGCGCGGTCACGGCGGATGGTGCGCTCAGGTGGTGTCACCTGGGCTGGTGTCTATTGGGGATATGGTAGAGCGGGTTTAG
- a CDS encoding gamma-glutamyl kinase: protein MLAFSKEKLVFLSVPKTGTTAYQDALAARASLVVRDPPELKHAPVFRYNRFFRPSLEKFCGEGFDVLAVMREPIDWLGSWYRYRRRPGHEGTRTSTHELSFDEFVLAYLKGNRPPCANVGSQAKFLEPQKNGTAVTHLFRYEDQQGLTDFLKNRLKTDVFTRRLNQSPKLELLLSAEVETELRRKCAVEFALYDGIDANGLYTPLSHGEAPAHR, encoded by the coding sequence ATGCTTGCGTTTTCTAAAGAAAAACTCGTTTTTTTGTCTGTGCCCAAAACTGGCACCACGGCTTATCAGGATGCCTTGGCTGCTCGTGCTTCATTGGTCGTGCGTGACCCACCGGAACTCAAACATGCGCCGGTCTTTCGATACAATCGTTTCTTTCGCCCCTCGTTAGAGAAGTTTTGCGGCGAGGGATTCGACGTACTCGCGGTGATGCGCGAGCCCATCGATTGGCTCGGTAGCTGGTATCGCTATCGCCGCCGTCCCGGCCACGAAGGTACGCGAACCTCAACGCATGAGCTGAGCTTCGATGAGTTTGTGCTGGCCTATCTGAAAGGCAATCGTCCGCCCTGTGCCAATGTCGGCTCTCAGGCCAAGTTTCTGGAGCCGCAGAAAAATGGCACAGCGGTCACGCATCTCTTTCGGTATGAAGATCAGCAGGGGCTGACAGATTTCCTGAAAAATCGTTTGAAAACAGATGTCTTTACAAGACGGCTGAACCAGTCCCCAAAACTGGAGCTCCTGCTTAGCGCAGAAGTGGAGACCGAGCTTCGACGTAAATGTGCGGTCGAATTTGCATTGTATGACGGAATTGACGCCAACGGGCTCTACACACCGCTGTCTCATGGAGAGGCCCCGGCGCACCGATAG
- a CDS encoding DUF1330 domain-containing protein codes for MTAYVIARINVTEPEDYQTYASQTVALAEKAGGRFLVKGGTQTQVEGNSPDRHVIIEFPDHQAALDWYNSPEYQRILPIAVSSSERDIVIVDGI; via the coding sequence ATGACAGCGTATGTGATTGCCCGGATCAATGTGACAGAACCGGAAGACTACCAGACCTATGCCAGCCAGACTGTGGCGCTGGCCGAAAAAGCCGGCGGGCGGTTTCTGGTGAAAGGCGGCACACAGACGCAAGTTGAGGGCAACAGCCCCGACCGGCATGTGATCATCGAGTTTCCGGACCATCAAGCGGCGTTGGATTGGTATAACTCGCCTGAGTATCAACGCATTTTGCCGATTGCCGTGTCCTCCAGCGAACGCGATATCGTTATCGTTGACGGCATTTAG